The Polyangium aurulentum genomic interval GCAGCGGCAAGCACCTCGAAGCGGACTGCCACTTCGACGACGATGGCAAGAGCACCTGCACTTGCAGCTTCGACGGCCAGGTCGTGGGGACCTGCACCTCTGCGGTACGCAAATGCGGTAACCTGACCGGCTGCTGCGCCGCGGTCTTCGCCGAGAGCCACTGAAGCGCGCGATCACACCGCCGCCCCTTGACCCCGTGCCCGCATTCGATTCCCTTGCGTGCATGTCCAGCGTGACGGCGTCCGCTGGAGCGGACTCCTCTGCACCGGACTCGTCCGCTGGAGCGGACTCGCCGGACGTGCCGCGCATGCCTTCTGCTGCCCCGTCGGCAAGCTCTCGAATTTTTGAAGTGGAAGCGCGGCCGCGCTCAGGCGCCGTTCGTCATGCAAGACCGGACTGCCTGGCCACCCTTTGACTGCGATTCCGTCCCCGGAAAGAGCACGTTTCTGTCGAGACGCCGAGTTGTAACGTACAGGTGTACCGTTGTACTGTCACCGCTTCACTGACGATGCCGTTTTCCATCATAATTCGGACATCTACCCCTTGTCGGATGTCCATCGCTGGTGCGGCGCCACCTGCAATGAAGGAACCCCTCATGAATCATGTGACAAACCGGCATGTTCTTGTCGCCATGGCGGCGCTCCTCGGCGCCATGGCAGGCTGCGCGCATGGGGACCCCACGGCCCCCTCCGAAGGCGAGGGCGCCGGGAGCGTGTCAGACTGTCAGGAGGGCGCGGTCGAGGCGTGTTACTCGGGCCCTCCGGAGACCGAGGGCGTGGCGCAATGCAAGGGCGGCGAGCGGCGCTGCGAGGGCGGCGCGTGGTCGCCCTGCGAAGGCGAGATCGCGCCGGCCTCCGAGTCCTGCAATGGCGAGGACGACGATTGTGACGGCGTCGCCGATGACGACGTCATGAACGTGGGACAGGAGTGCAGCACCGGGCTCGAGGGCGCCTGCGGGCCGGGCACGTCCACGTGCAAGGAGGGCGTGATCGAATGCATCGCCTCTCAGGCCCCCTCCGACGAGGTGTGCGACGCGATCGACAACGATTGCGACGGGATGGTCGACGAGCAACTCGCGTACGAGGCTTGCTCGACGGGCATGCCGGGCGTCTGCTCGGCGGGCGCGCTCACGTGCGTCAGCGGCGCGTTCGTGTGTAAGCCCGTGAGCGGGCCCTGGCTCGAGACGTGCAACGGCGTCGACGATGATTGCGACGGTATCCAGGACAACGACGTCTGCGCGACACAGTCCCTGGAGGCGGTCGCCGATGCGGAGGTCCGTGAGAGTTACTGGGACGACGGGGGGGATGAAATGAACTTCGGTTCCCAGTCGCATATGATCGTGAGTGACCCTCCCCTCAGCCGGGCCTTCGTCCGTTTCGACCTCACGAGCGTCCCGAGCAACGCGAAGATCCTGTCCGTGCGGCTCGAGATGACGGCTTATTTTGGCGAGTATCTAGGCAACGTTCATACGCATCTCGTTCCGGACGATACCTGGGACGAGTACGGGATAACGTGGAACAACCAACCGCCTGTCGAAGCCAATGCGCGCGGCTTCTGGCCTATCTTGGATTGGGGTAGCTCTGAAGAGCTCTGCGTGAACGACGACCAACTGCTCATCGCCCCCGTGCAGGAGGCGCTCGACTCGGACAAACTCGTATCTTTCCGGCTACATGAACAGGGGAGTAGCTCGTTCTACTACTCCCGCGAGTCGGGCAACGTGGCTCAGCGACCGCACCTCGTCGTGCGGTACGCAGAAGAACCGTAGGTCGAACCCAGGCTCACGCCTTGCCCTTCGCGGCGTCGGCGAACGTCTTCCACACGGCCTCGGCTGCGCCCACCGCCGCGCGGGGGCCGTCGCGCACGATGGGCGTGCGGAGCAGCAGGGGGTCCTCCGCGAGCAGCTCGGCGAGGCGCGCCTCGTCAGGGCCGAGGTGCTGGAGCCCGCGCTCCTTCACCCGCGCGCTGCCTGCGTCGTAGAGGGCGCGCATGCCGCCCACCGCGCGCGCCACGCTGGCGAGCTCGCCCTTGGAGAGCCCCTTCTCGCGCAGCTCGATGAACTGCACCTTGACGCCCCGGTCCGCGAAGAACCGCTGCGCTGCGCGGGTCGTCTTGCATTTGGCAGTGCCGAAGATCTGGATCACGGTTGGCCTCGCGAGGATATCCGATCGAGGGGGGCAGGGACAGCGCTCGTCGAGCCACGCGGACAAGGCGCGCTCCCATGGCGCCGACGACGCCATCCCGCGAGCGCGGAGGCCGGGAGGAGATTGCCTTGCTTCACTGCCCGTTCGTGCCGCGAGTCAATCGAACGGCTGCTTGCAGGCGGGCATGGGCGCGCCCGCCTCGAGAGTCGAGGACGCAGGGAGCACCTGCATCGGCCGCATCATCTCGTTATCCTCGTGCTCCAGGATGTGGCAATGCCAAACATAGGAGCCCACGCGCTGGAACTGGGCTTTCACCCGGACGATCTCGAACGGATTGACGATCACCGTATCCTTGAATCCTTCCTCTCCGGGGCCCGGGCCCTGGATCTCCCCCGTGCTCATGTTTTCCCGCTCGACCACCTGGAACTCGACCAGGTGAATGTGCATGGGGTGTCCGAGCGCGGTCGGGTTGTGGATTTCCCATAGCTCCGTATCTCCGCACCGCGGCGTCTCGGTGACGGGATCCATCCAGAATTTTGGGATCACCTCGCCAGACGAGTCCACCGTACCGAGCAGCGCGTCTTTCGGTTGGCCGTCCTCCTGCCGCAGGAGGAGGCCGACCTGCCGAATGGCCGACTCCGGGCCCAGCGGCTTGATGACTGGCAACCCGAGCTGCGCCGGCGGCGTGCTGGTCTCGAGCTGCACGTTCTTGACGACCCGGAATTGCATCACCTGACCCGTGGTGCCCGGATCCGCGGGGTCATCCGAAAGGCCGAAGGGTACGTCCGGGCCCAGGTTCCTCAGCGTGATTTTCGTGCCCGGCGTGATTTGGCTGAAGTCGATGATCAGATCGACCCGCTCCGAGGGGCTGATGAGCACGTCGCTCCGCTGCACGGGCGCGGGCAGGAATCCTCCGTCGCTGCCAATCTGGGTGAACGGCGTCCCGTTCTCCATCTGGAGCCGCAGGAAGCGGGAATTGCATGCGTTCAGGACACGGAAGCGATAACGGCGCTGCTCCACCTCGAGATATGGCCACGTACGGCCGTTGACGACCATCGTGTCCCCCATGAAATCGGCGATCCATCGCGGCGCGAGCGCGTCTTCCGGAGAATCGACCCCGCTACCCGTCAGGGCGTTCGCGGTGCTCGCGCCCCACCCCATCGCGTGCGAGGGGCCACTCCCGTCGCGGGCCGGATAATGAAGGCTGCCGTCCGTGTAGAACGAGCGGTCCTGGATGATCAGCGTGATTTCTCGATATTGCATTCCCGGCAGGTCGTCCCGGGTGGGCGCCGGGCCCGGGAGGATTCCGTTCACCTTGTCGTCCGGTCCGCCCCGGAGGATGTACGCCCCGGCGAGACCGGCATAGACGTTCGCCCGGGTGAGCCCGAGGGAATGGTCGTGGAACCAGAGCATCGTGGCGCGCTGGTCGTTCTCATAATCGAACGTGGCCGACCCGGGCAGCCAGCCGATGCCGCGAGCCAGGGCCTTGATACGATTCTCCTCGTATCGTGAGCCCTCCGGGAAGAACCCGTACAGATCTTTCGCGTCGGGCAGGTACCAGGCTTCTGGCAGGCCGTCACTGAACCCAGCGACGTCTGCGCCGTGCATGTGCACGACCATCGGCACCGGGCCCGTGTATTGCTCGGCGCTCATACCGTGGCAATCGGGCCTGGGCACCCCCTCCATGCAATCTCCGGCCGGGTTTGCCCAATGCAACGTCTGATCGACGGGCAAGAAGTACGGAAGGTAGTTGCCCGCGTCGTCGACGAGGTCGTTGATCCACCGGATCCGGACCCGTTTGCGGTAGCTCGCCTCGATGGTGAGGGACGGCGTATGGAAGCTCCCGCCCTCGGCGAGCGTGCCCGGCCTCTTGATCGCGCCGTAGCCCCAGACGGTGGTCTTGGGGAAACCGTGCGGCAGCATCTGCTGCTGGAACTGACGCGCCGCGATCTCGTAGTAATCGATGGGCCGGTTGTCTGCCCCTTTGAGGTTGCCGCTGCGGGGCATGGCAGGAAGGATGACGAGCGGGTGCTCGTATTTCGGGATACTCGCGCCCGGTAGTTCGTCATGGGCAAGCGCAGCCCTCGGGGCCATCGCGGACGCCATGACGAGGGCGAAGACTGCCGACGATCCGACGATCCGATGTAATGCAAGCATCGCCATGCGGCTCCTCCAAGCACCTGCCGCAGCGCCCCGTGCGCGACAGAACGGCGGCGGTCGCTCCAACCAAAACAAAACTCCTCCGTCTCCCCCACGGATAAGAAGGTGGCGGTTATTACCAGGCTCTCGAGATACGGCAAGCAGTCTCACACGCTCGCTCGCGAGCGAGCGAATAACGTCCATTCAGCGCGGGCGCGGCCGTCGAGCGGATGACGGCGTCCGTGGCCGCCTGCCGCCGCGCTGACGTCGACGCCGATCAACGAGCCCTTCGATCGTGTGCTTCTTCGCCAGCGTGACCCCACAGCCCACGACCTGCCGCTCGTTCCATTACTGCGGAGTCGTCGGGATCTTGACCTCGTTGATGGGAAAGACGCCGGCGCCGGCTGGGTATGCGTAGGAGACGAGCTTGCTCGGCGGCGTCGTGCCCCAGCCCCAGACGGTGACGGCGAAGGGGCTGTCGCTCGACATCTCGTGCCGGCCGTTGGTGCAGCCGTTGACGCTCGAGAAGTTGCCGGTCACGAGGTTGACGCGCGTGTACTCGTAGCCGCCGATCTTCTGCCAGCCATCGAGAACGCCGCGGCACTTCAATTGGACGTCGTCGAAGGTGCCGTCGAGGTTCGGCGCGCGGACGACCACGAGGCTCGTCTCCGGATAGGTCGGGTCCGTGAAAAACACGTAACGCTTCAGATACTGCTGGGGAGGCACCACGTTCACCCAGTCGGGATCCCCGTCGTTCGCGAATGGAGCGCCGCCGGTCATGTAACTGCCGAGGTAGAATGGATGATCCGCGGCCTGGCTGCGCACGACGAAGGGGCCGGGCCCGTCGAGCTCGACGATCTGGCCCTGGTCGATCGTGGCGGGCGCGCCCGCGGGCTTCGTGCCTTCCCAGGTGAGCTCGGTGCCGTCGACCGCGCCGACGATGCGCCACTTGGTCGACTCCTCCATTGCGGCGCTGCGGCTCTTGTAGCGCACGGCCACGTACTCGCTGCCGAGCGCGCGCACGGGCGTGATTTGCTGCTGGCCCGAGTCGCAGTCGTTCAGGTTCGTCGGCACCTTCATGCAGGTCGAGGCGCCGAAGACCGCGATGGCCTTGTCGCTGTCGATGATGCTGCCGGTCAGCTCGTTGGGCTGCGTGATCTGCAGGAATTCGCCCGCGTCGAGCTCGTAGGTGACCGGCGTGTTCGCCACCGCGGGCATCACGCCCGCGCCGCCGACGATCGGCATCTTGGGCAAGATGGTGACCTTGGTGGCGTCCTCGCGCGCGACGATCTCGAGCGCGGGGTAGCCACCGAAGGGGTTGTTGGGATCGCCGTCGGGCGCGGCCTGGTAGGCGTTGACCGCGAGATAGTTGGTATGCCAGGCGCTCGTCGGCAGCAGCAGGGTCGCCGAGGGGACCGCCGCCATGCCGCCGCCGTAGGGGACGGTCTGATAGGCGGCGATCGGGAAGTCGCTTTGAATGTGGAAGCCCTTGCCCTTGCCGGTGCCCGGGACGCCGGTCTCGAGAGCGAGCGCGGTGGGCCTGGGGCAACTGGGGACGTTGCCGCCCGGGAGAACCGACAGGAACAGGATCGCCGCCTCGCCCACGCCGATCCCCTTGGCGTTGTCGTAGGGCGTGTAGTCGATGGCCCCGTTGGCGCCGATCTTGGGGATGTACGCGAAGGTATCGGGTTGGAGCGCCTGGCCGTCGTAGGAGACGTTCAGCTTCACGGGCTTCGTCCAGATGTTGGCGACGAAGGCGGCGAAGCAGGCGAAGTCGGCTTGCGGGCGGAGCGCGGTCTTGATGGCCCAGTAGTCACAGCCGTAAGAGCTCTGCGTGGCCCTCGCGGCCTCGCAGGGATCGTCGATGCACTTCGCATTGGCGCACCCCTGGTCGGGGGTGCACTGCTCGAGCACGTTGCCATCGCAATCGATGACGGCGGTCATGTCGCTGGAGCACATGATGTCGCAGCAGCCGACGCCGCCGTCCGGAATGTCGATGCCGCCCCCCGCTCCACCTCCGCCGCCCGCATCAGGCAATGGCTTGTCCGGCTCGAGCCCGGGAAGCGGATTGCAGCCAGCACCCCACGCCGCGGCAGCAGCCAGTGAACAGACAGCCACCCCGTGTGCACCCAGCATCCATACTCCACGTTTCATAGATCGAATCTCCAAAGAATGACGCTCCGAGAGGCGCTCGACGGTCAACGGATCGGCGCGCTCGAATGTGGCGCGCCACAACGGCGACGCCCATGCCCCTCGAGATCGCACGATAACAGAGGAGCCCGGTGAGACCAAGGGAGAGCGACGTCGAGGCTCCCGGGCGCTGGGCTGGTGATCCGGCGAGGGCGGAGGAGGGCCCGCGCCAGTCGCTGCGGCGCCGATGCCCACGTCGCCCCCCAAAGGCGCCCGATGGGCCTCATCGCTCCGCAGTGGAGGTGCTCCTGGCGATTCGATGGCCCCCTGATTAAAGCGGACACGGAAGTGCAAGCGCCTGTCCCTCTTGTCTCACGAGGGCGCCTCGTGTTTTCCTCCATGAGGATGAGTGTGCCCACGTGGTTGATCCCAGCGCTGCTCCTCGCGGCCGCGTTGCTCCTGTTCGACCTGCTGCGCAAGCGAACGCCGCGCCCGGCCAGCTCGTCCGACGACGGCGCGGGGAAAGTCGACGATCCAAGCGCGCCCGTCGAAGCGGCGACGAGCTCGCGCGTCGCGTCGGTGGAGGTGAGCCCCGACAAGCTCGTCGTGAACATCTTCGCGCACACGATCGAGGCGCCGGACGGCCCTGTCCGCTGCTGGTCCTACGTGAGCGACGGGCTCTGGGCGCTCGGGCAGAAGGAGATCGTCTTCACGGTCCGGCGACGCAAAGGAGAGCCGAAGGGCGCCTATCCACGCGACCTCTTGCGGATCCATGGCCTCGTGCACGAGCTCGCTGGCGAGGGGCGGCTGGTCGATGTCGGCGATACCAGCAGCTTCCGCGGCGCGGGGCTCCTCGGTCGGAGCGATTTCCTCGGCGTGCTCTACACGCAGCCACAGCTCTTGCCCGGCGTGCACATCGAGGCGCCATGGCTCCAGGCCCTGATCCTCACCGAGGGCGAGCACGCGGTGGCCCAGCAGTTCGGCGTCGTGCGGCTCATGGCGACGCTGGGCAAACGATATCGGTATTTCCCCACCGCGCCCTGGGTCGATCGCGATCGCAGCGAGCTGTGCTCACCCGACGACATGAAGGCGAGCTTTCTGGCGAAGGTGCCTCGCCAGTGTCTTTACGCCGCGTCGGTGCGTCAGGAGAGCCGTAAGGCGTCCGCGGAGGAGGAGCACGAAAGGCAGGGCGGCATCGTCGATCGGACCATCACGCTGAGTGAACAGCGCGTCGTCCTCCGGCTCCGGCCCGGCGCCGCCGCGCGCCTGAAGAAGGCAATGGCCGACTTGCCTGCGGATGCCGCGATTGCCCTCCTCGTTGGCCCCGATCCCTCCTCCTCGGCCTGCCTGGCGTGGGAGCCCGGACAGGAGCAGCCATCCGCGATCACGGCGCCTGGTGTCATGGGCGAGTGCATCGCTGGGAATTTCATCGTCTTCGTTCCCGCGCAAGAGGAAGACGGTGCAATGCCGATCGAGGACGGGTTCGCGGTATTCCTCAGGGACGAGACCTGGCAGCGCATCCGAGAGGCGTTGAATGGCGGCCGTCCCTTTTCGCTCGCAGCGGCGGGCGAGGAGAAGCTCGGGCTCGAGATCGTCTGGGCGCCCGAGCTCGATCCCGATTTCGCTGATCCGGTCGAGTCTCACATGCCGGGCGGCGGGGCGGCCTTCGGAGGTCACGTCGCGAGCAGCGAGCCGGTGTACATGAAGAGCATCGCACTGTTGACCGTCACCAGCGTGCTGGAGCGACGGGTCGAGTCCATGCCGCTGTCCGAGTACATGAAGGCGATCATGGCGGCGGTCACGTCGCACCTCGACGGCGCGCCGGCTGGACCAGGCCAGGATCTGGCGCTGCAGTGCGAGGTGCGCCCGGACGGCGGGCGCGCATTTGAAATGGCGATCCGGCCAGGGCCTGCGGGCGGCCCGCTCGAGGGATTGCGCGAGCGTCTGATGGAGCTGCCTCCTCCGCCGGTGGTGTTCGGGCCAATCCGGTTCCAGCTCAACATCCAGCTCTGGGGTGGGAGAGGGAAAACCGCATGAAAATGTGCCTCGGGACGAGCTGCCGAGCCAGATCGGGCGCTGTCAAGAGCCCTTGTGCATGAATGCGGGCGTGCGCTATCGCGGTGCACAGTGGACGGTCCGGGACCGCGCGCTGTCCAA includes:
- a CDS encoding DNRLRE domain-containing protein, which encodes MNHVTNRHVLVAMAALLGAMAGCAHGDPTAPSEGEGAGSVSDCQEGAVEACYSGPPETEGVAQCKGGERRCEGGAWSPCEGEIAPASESCNGEDDDCDGVADDDVMNVGQECSTGLEGACGPGTSTCKEGVIECIASQAPSDEVCDAIDNDCDGMVDEQLAYEACSTGMPGVCSAGALTCVSGAFVCKPVSGPWLETCNGVDDDCDGIQDNDVCATQSLEAVADAEVRESYWDDGGDEMNFGSQSHMIVSDPPLSRAFVRFDLTSVPSNAKILSVRLEMTAYFGEYLGNVHTHLVPDDTWDEYGITWNNQPPVEANARGFWPILDWGSSEELCVNDDQLLIAPVQEALDSDKLVSFRLHEQGSSSFYYSRESGNVAQRPHLVVRYAEEP
- a CDS encoding arsenate reductase family protein; this translates as MIQIFGTAKCKTTRAAQRFFADRGVKVQFIELREKGLSKGELASVARAVGGMRALYDAGSARVKERGLQHLGPDEARLAELLAEDPLLLRTPIVRDGPRAAVGAAEAVWKTFADAAKGKA
- a CDS encoding multicopper oxidase family protein; translation: MAMLALHRIVGSSAVFALVMASAMAPRAALAHDELPGASIPKYEHPLVILPAMPRSGNLKGADNRPIDYYEIAARQFQQQMLPHGFPKTTVWGYGAIKRPGTLAEGGSFHTPSLTIEASYRKRVRIRWINDLVDDAGNYLPYFLPVDQTLHWANPAGDCMEGVPRPDCHGMSAEQYTGPVPMVVHMHGADVAGFSDGLPEAWYLPDAKDLYGFFPEGSRYEENRIKALARGIGWLPGSATFDYENDQRATMLWFHDHSLGLTRANVYAGLAGAYILRGGPDDKVNGILPGPAPTRDDLPGMQYREITLIIQDRSFYTDGSLHYPARDGSGPSHAMGWGASTANALTGSGVDSPEDALAPRWIADFMGDTMVVNGRTWPYLEVEQRRYRFRVLNACNSRFLRLQMENGTPFTQIGSDGGFLPAPVQRSDVLISPSERVDLIIDFSQITPGTKITLRNLGPDVPFGLSDDPADPGTTGQVMQFRVVKNVQLETSTPPAQLGLPVIKPLGPESAIRQVGLLLRQEDGQPKDALLGTVDSSGEVIPKFWMDPVTETPRCGDTELWEIHNPTALGHPMHIHLVEFQVVERENMSTGEIQGPGPGEEGFKDTVIVNPFEIVRVKAQFQRVGSYVWHCHILEHEDNEMMRPMQVLPASSTLEAGAPMPACKQPFD
- a CDS encoding IgGFc-binding protein; translation: MAVCSLAAAAAWGAGCNPLPGLEPDKPLPDAGGGGGAGGGIDIPDGGVGCCDIMCSSDMTAVIDCDGNVLEQCTPDQGCANAKCIDDPCEAARATQSSYGCDYWAIKTALRPQADFACFAAFVANIWTKPVKLNVSYDGQALQPDTFAYIPKIGANGAIDYTPYDNAKGIGVGEAAILFLSVLPGGNVPSCPRPTALALETGVPGTGKGKGFHIQSDFPIAAYQTVPYGGGMAAVPSATLLLPTSAWHTNYLAVNAYQAAPDGDPNNPFGGYPALEIVAREDATKVTILPKMPIVGGAGVMPAVANTPVTYELDAGEFLQITQPNELTGSIIDSDKAIAVFGASTCMKVPTNLNDCDSGQQQITPVRALGSEYVAVRYKSRSAAMEESTKWRIVGAVDGTELTWEGTKPAGAPATIDQGQIVELDGPGPFVVRSQAADHPFYLGSYMTGGAPFANDGDPDWVNVVPPQQYLKRYVFFTDPTYPETSLVVVRAPNLDGTFDDVQLKCRGVLDGWQKIGGYEYTRVNLVTGNFSSVNGCTNGRHEMSSDSPFAVTVWGWGTTPPSKLVSYAYPAGAGVFPINEVKIPTTPQ